Genomic segment of Amphibacillus xylanus NBRC 15112:
CATTATCATTTGTTATCATTTTTACTATACGAATCGACCGATGACTTTCAATCGTATGTCAGTGCATCATTTTATACGGTAATACCAATGTCGGTTGTTTATACAACAATCGGTCAATCAGTAATTAATTTTTCACCGCTTGTATCGTTAATCTTATTGGCCAGCTTAACGACTTTATTATTATTTATCTCACGGAAAAAAACCGAACGTGTTAGCGTACGTGAATTTTTGAGATGATCGGGTAACATATTTATTACTTAATTTTATATAAAAAACAGCAGATAGATTTACTAAGAATGAGGGATATAGATGGAGTATAAATTGTTAATTAATTTGATACACGAAGATGCAAAATTACCATATCGTGCAAACGAAGGTGATGCTGGTCTTGATTTATTTTCTATTGAAGAGCAAATCATTAACCCAGGAGAATCAGCATTAGTAAGAACAGGCTTACAAATTGAATTACCTAAAGGGACAGAAGCACAGATTAGACCTAGAAGCGGCTTAGCTTTAAAACACTCAATTACTGTGTTAAATAGTCCTGGAACAATCGACGAAGGTTACCGTGGCGAAATCAAAGTGATCTTAATCAATCATGGTAAAGAAGAGTTTAAGATTGAAAAACATATGAGAATTGCCCAAATGGTGATCGCTCCAGTCCTTAAAGTTGAACTAGTTGAAACAAGCGATCTATCTAAAACAGATCGAGATCAAGGCGGATTCGGCTCATCAGGCAAAACAGGAACTAAATAATCGTTCTGAAAAATTTATTAGCACAAGACGACTAGCAAACTAGCTCAGCTCGTCTTTTTTGTTTATCAGATAATGGCTATCTTTAATGTTTAGTTTAAAAATTGCTGAAAATGTTGAAGAAAATGCGCTAATCATTAAAGTTAGGTCTAAAGAGATTCGAAAAGGTTAAAGATTATGCATTAATCGTAAACGTTTAGTCTATAAAAAGTCGCAAACGATGAAGATTAAGCACTAATCGTTAATGTTTTGTCTAAAAAAAGTTTTAAACGTTAAAGATTAAGCCCTAATCGTTAATGTTTTTCCAAAAAAAGTTTTAAACGTTAAAGATTATGCTCCAATCGTTAATGTTTTACCATAAAAAAGTCGCAAAGATTGAAGATTATGCTCCAATCGTTAATGTTTTATCAAAAAAAAGTCGCAAACGTTAAGGATTAAACCTAATCGTTAATGTTTTGCCATAAAAAAGTCGCAAACGATGAAGATTAAGCCCTAATCGTTAATGTTTTACCAAAAAAAAGTCGCAAACGTTAAGGATTAAGCCCTAATCGTAAACGTTTAGCTATAAAAAAGTCGCAAACGATGAAGATTAAGCCCTAATCGTTAATGTTTTACCAAAAAAAAGTCGCAAACGTTAAGGATTAAGCCCTAATCGTAAACGTTTTGCCTAAAAAAAGTCACAAACATCAAAGATAACGCCAGAATCTTAAACATTTTGCTTAAAAATATGCAAAAACGTTTAAGATACCTCAAAAATATAGACACGCCTACAAAATGTCAAGGTCGCTGCTAATAACAATGCAAAAAAACATAAAACTCCTCACTGTCAATATTCAGAAAAGTCCGTTATAATATCATGAGGAGGAGGTCATACATAATGAATGAAAAATTAACAATGTTTAAAGAATTAACTGAAGCTAAAGGTATTTCAGGTAATGAAAAAGAAGCGCGTGAGGTTATGAAAAAATATATTGAACCTTATGCGACTGAAGTTTTTACAGATCATTTAGGAAGCTTAATTGCTAAAAAAGTAGGTCAAGAGGATGGCCCTAAAGTGATGGTTGCTGGTCACTTAGATGAAATCGGACTGATGGTCACTCGAATTGACGATAACGGTTTCCTTTATTTCCAAACAATCGGTGGTTGGTGGAGCCAAGTAATGCTCGCTCAACGTGTAACTGTTTGTACGCAAAAAGGAGATATTGTAGGTGTGATTGGTTCAAAACCACCACATATTATGCCAGCTGAAGCTCGTAGAAAGCCATATGAAATTAAAGATATGTTCATCGATATTGGTGCAACAAGTAAAGAAGAAGCAGAATCATTCGGCGTTAGACCAGGTGACTCTGTCGTTCCTTACTTCGAATTCCAACCAATGAAAAACGAAAAACTATTACTTGCAAAAGCGTGGGATAACCGAGTAGGTTGTGCGATTGCAATTGAAGTACTAAAACAATTGAAAGACGTAGATCATCCAAACGTTGTTTACGGTGTAGGAACTGTTCAAGAAGAAGTTGGTTTACGTGGAGCTAAAACTTCGACAAACATGATCGAACCAGATATTGGAATTGCAGTTGATACAGGAATTGCTGGAGATACACCAGGAATTTCGCCAAATGATGCCGATGGTAAGATTGGTAAAGGTCCACAAATCATCATCTATGATGCATCAATGGTTTCGCATAAGGGATTAAGAGATTTTGTCATTAAAACTGCTGATGATAATAACATTCCATATCAGTATGCATCAATTGCTGCAGGTGGAACAGATAGTGGTTCAATTCACCTAACAGCAAATGGTGTACCAGCGTTATCAATTGGTATCGCAACAAGATATATTCATTCACATGCTGGCATTATTCATGAAGATGACTTTGACAATACAGTGAAACTAATTGTAGAAGTTATTAAGCAATTAGACAAAGATACAGTACACAAAATAACATTTGATTAATTAGTAAATAAAACCCTGATAAAAAGGCTTTTGCGAATGCCTCTTATCAGGGTTTTTTCATTGATTAGTTAAAAAATCACTAATTAATTCATAATATCCATATTTATTCTTCCGTCTTTAATATCAATGATCCGATCAGCGAGCTGAGCAACCTTTTGATCGTGGGTGATTAAGATAAAAGTTGACTTAAACTCTTCGTTGATTTTCTTCAATAAATTAAAAACGATTTTAGTTGTTTCTGTATCAAGGTTACCAGTGGGCTCATCACCTAAAATGATTTTAGGACGGTTAATTAGAGAGCGGGCGATTGCGGCTCTTTGCTGTTGGCCACCAGACAAATCTGTTGCTTTATTATGTTTAACTTTTGTTAATCCAACTGTTTCAATTAATTCATCAGCCAACTCTAGCGCTTCTTTCGTCACTTTATTATGCTTGATTCGATATGGCATTAAGACATTCTCAAGCACCGTAAACTCAGGGAGCAGGTGATGGAACTGAAAGATAAAGCCGATCGTTTCATTCCGGAGAATCGCCAATTCATCTTTATTCATATTGGCTGTACTTCTACCATCGATGATCACTTCACCACTCGTCGGTGTATCTAGTGTCCCAATGATATTCATCAGCGTTGATTTACCACTACCTGAAGTACCAATAATTGAATTAAACGATGATTCCTCAAAATCTAAATTTATATCAAATAAAACTTGATTCTTTACTTTAGTACCGTAAACTTTTGTAATATTTTTTAGTTCTAGTAGCTTAGCCATTTTTAATCACCTCGATTGGATTCAACTTAGAAGAATTTTTAGCTGGGATAACTGCAGCAACCGTAGTCGCAACAACAGCAATTACAAATGAAATCACGATAAATGGAATATTTAAATTAAATGGCACCAATGCTGTTCCATCAGGATTTTTTACAAAGAATGAAAATGCGTAAGACAAGCCAATCCCGACTGCAACTCCGATCAGACTCCCAACTAACCCTAGCATAAATCCTTGGAATAAGAAGATAAAACTAGCCGTTCGATCCTTAATCCCCATTGCTTTTAAAATACCGAGTTGTTTAGATTTTTGAACAACAGAAATAGCTAGAACTGATGCGATACCGAGTAGCACAGCCAGTAAAACAAATACTTGAATCATATAGCTTGAAATGGATTGACCAGTTAAACCTGATAATAACTGCTCATTTTGATCTTTCCAATTTGTTGTGATTAAATTATCATCCAAATGTGAGGCGATATCCTCCGCTATGACATCAGCCGCAAATACGTCATCAACTTGAGTTTCAATTGCTGAAAGCTGATTTTCCTCATTAAAAAACTTTTGCGCATTATTTAATGGACTGATCATCCAAGATTTGTTCAAACTTGCGACTCCTAAGTCAAAAATACCGACAATCTCTAATTCTACTTCATTAAAACTAGTTGTTAAGAAATTAACGCTATCATTTAAGCTTAGCTCTAAGTCTTTAGCTAAGTTAGTCCCGATCATAATTTCATTTTCACTAGCTGGAATATGTCCTTCAACTAATGAGCTTTCAAAATCATAAATTTGATTGGCTTGTTCAAATTCAAAGCCTCTCATGAGGACAGGGTATGTGTCATCCTCATCTAGCACGATAAAACCAGAACCATCAAATGATTTAGACACAGCAGTTAGTCTTTGATCGTTTTTAAGTTGGTCAAATAATGTATTATCATCTGTAAAATAATTTTGAGTTCCAGCTGCTTCAATGGTAATTTGTGATGAATTCCCAATCGTTGTGTCAACTAAAGAAGCCTGTAAGCCAGTAATTAATGAACCAATAAATATTTGAACCGAAACGCCAATGACAATGCCAATTAGAATAAGTAATGTCTGTCCCTTACTAGATAATAAAAATCGCTTAGCGATACTAAATGCTAGTTTCAATTAAAAAACCTCCTTATGAAGATTTTTTATATCTTCATATGTATGAAGTAAAAAATCTCCGCCTACATCAATATGAGCAGTTGGATTAATCGCAAATGCGCTTCCACCAACTAAGAAGGTTAATTCTTGATCAATGTGTTGTTTGATCGCTTCAATTGTTGATTTTGTCGTTGTTAAATGATAAGTATTTGTCACACTTAGTGAAAGATACTTTGGCTTGATGATGTCGATTGCCTTTAATAATGTAGCATGAGGAGTGAGAGCCCCGATGAAAACAGACTTATAGCCTGCGATTGTAAAGAAATCTGCTACGATTCGAGCACCAAGCTCATGGTGTTCATACTCTGGACACGTCACGATCACACTTTTTTTCGTATCACTCTGCTTTGCTTCTTTAATTACATACGGATAAGCACATTCAATAATCGTTCTGACAATACTACTTCTCACATGCTCACGCCAAATTAATTCATCTGGATCGGAATATTCAGCAATAATATTATTTAATGCTGGTCGCAAAATTTGCTCATACAATTCAACTACAGTGACTTTCTTCTCACTGAGTAAGTTCATGCAGTAAGATAAGGATTTCTCTTTATCTTCATTTTGCAAAAAATGAAGTAGTTTTAGGTAATATTCATTCATAATTCAACGCTCCTTTTAATTAAATAGTGTTCTTTTTGAGGGAAAAAATGCTCCATTTAAAGTAAATAGATCCTGTATCTATCTACCCTAAATGGAGCATATTCAAGCCTGAATTGTTAACCCCGATATTGTTCCATAACTTTTCTAACATAATTCTGTGTCTCACGAAAAGGTGGAATGCCATTATACTTGTCCACATTACCTGGACCCGCGTTATAAGCAGCCAGAGCTAAGCTAGTATTACCATTATATCGATTTAACATTTGTCTTAAGTATTTTGTTCCGCCAAAGATATTTTGTCGCGCATCAAATGAGTTCGTTACACCTAATCCTCTTGCAGTCGCTGGCATCAACTGCATATAACCTTGAGCGCCAGCACGACTCACAGCAAATTGATTAAAGTTTGATTCTGCTTTAATCACAGAACGGATCAACTTCTCATCAATCTGATATGTTTGTGCTGCTTCCTTAATAATTGTATTTAAATCCTTAGAAAGGTTTGCTTCAACTGGTGTTGTAATAGAAGAAGTTTGAGCCAAGATCGACGGACGACCATGAAGTATTTCACGTATAGACATCGCCGATTGTGCTGATATATGTGTTGGCTGATTTAAAGTTTGAGAAAATAAATGATTAAATGAAAGTCCACTGCGCGTTTGATTAACAGGTAAAAATTGATGAATCGTTTGACTTTCAATTAAACTCTGAAGCATTCGAATGTTCATCATAACACTCCTTGTCACAAGTACTATTAAATATCATTTTAAGACAAGTATTGACAATAAGCAACATCAATTGTTTCCATTATAGGTGAATTTATCTCGACATCCAAATAATTTGCTTACATATCATGTTTAATAAAAAAACGACGTAATCCTATGATGAGTAGATGACATGAAAAAAGCACGGGAATTAGTTATTTCCCATGCTTTAGTATCTGTTTAGCTATGCTCCAGCGTGTTGAACCCCTGTTGCTAGTAATTGAACAAGGTCTTTTTTCTTAGTTTGATCAGCTTGTTTCCAAATGAGTTCAAATAGTACACCAAGACCAGGTAACATTTTCTCTTCACCACTTTGAATGGCATCGACAATTGTTGCCTCTAGCTCATCTTGACTATTGTCAGACACATTTGCTAAAATAGCTTTTCTTAAATTCAAATCCATAATTTATCACCTCACATGAAATAATCAGTTGAAAATAGTTTGACCAACTTTAATTCAACTATGTATGATAGAGAAAAAGAATACGATTAAAGGATGAAGTAAATGATCACGTCAGTAAAAAATCAACAGATAAAAAATTGGGCAAAACTAAAACAGAAAAAATATCGCAAAGAACAAGGGTGTTTTATTGTCGAAGGAGAGCATCTTGTTGAAGAAGCATTAAAGAGTGAGTGGGAGGTTGAGACGATTGTCGTTGAATCGACGTTTGAAGCGAGCATTGATTTAACAAATATTCAAGTTGAAACCGTCAGTGATCATGTATTTGCTCACTTAGCACAAACAAAATCGCCACAAGGGATTTTAGCAATTGTTAAAATTAAATCAACACATGATTATGAGAAAAATAGACTCTTATTACTTGATGCTGTTCAAGATCCAGGGAATTTAGGGACAATGATTCGAACAGCAGATGCAGCTGGATTTGATGCAATCATTCTAGGAGATGGAACTGTTGATTTATATAATGATAAAGTTATTCGAGCATCACAAGGCTCAATTTTCCACATTCCAATTATTGAATCGTCACTTGAAGCTGCTATTTTTAACCTACAAGCAGACGGTGTGACTGTTTTTGCATCGACATTAGAGAGAGCTGTACCTGTTCAAACAATTGAATGGCCAAAACAAGCTGGATTAATTGTTGGGAATGAAGGATCAGGTGTTAATCAGACATTCATTGAAAAAGCTGATCAGCTTGTGCACATTCCAATCTACGGCAAGGCAGAATCACTTAATGTTAGTATTGCAGCAGCAATTATGATGTATCAAATGCAACTGAATTAAAAAATAAGCTCCTTAGCATGGGAGCTTTTGTATTATCTAATTCCAGCAGCTTTTTCGACCTGTGCTTGATGTAATGGATCAGGTCTACCATCAACGTGTCGAGTACTATTGCCAAAATAAACATCAAAGTGTCCAGAGATTCCATTGTTAGAAATATACTCGACATCATGAGGCATAAAACTCATACTGGCAGCTAGTTGTCTGCCATCAACCTCAAGAATAATCGCTCGTGTTTTCCACGAAAATCCGCCCCAAATTGATTTAGCTACGTTTGTATCCGCGACGGTATTCGTTTCAGCATCTGCATGATTTGCCCCAATCGTCCTTGTAATATTAAAGCTTTTTCCTGTTTCAATATCAGTTACTTTTGCGGTTTTTCCGATTGTAAAGAGATATTGAGCCTCAGTCCACCAATCTAAATATTCACCATGCTTTTCACTAACAACAGATTTGACGGGAATATGGTGAACCGGTACCTTCAATTGTTGGCCAATGGATAGCATACTTCTTGTCGTTAAATTATTTACCTCTAACAGCTCTTTTTGTGGGATACCATATTGGATACTTAAATTCCAGATGTTATCACCAGAAACGACTGTATGTGTTGTATATGTTACTTTTTTCTCTTCAGTTTGCTGTTGTGTTTCTCCGGTTTGCTCATCTGCAATGATTAATACTTGACCGACTCGGATTAAATCTGAATTTAAGTTATTGTTTGATTTAAGAGCGCTGACTGTAACATTAAACCGCTTTGCAATTGCAGAAAGTGTATCGCCAGCTTTTACAGTATAACGACTTGGTCTCGTTTGTTCTTGATTGATTTCTTGACTTTGTTGTTGAGCGCCAGGGATGGTTAACTTCTGTCCAATTTGCAGTACGACAGAATCTAATTTATTGGCACTTTTGATCGCATCAATCGTCGTGCCAAATTTTTGCGCAATTAAAAATAAACTGTCGCCTGATACGACGGTATAAGTTGTTGCCTTTTGTTCAGTTTGTTCCGCTTGCTCAGGTTGTTGAATTTGTTCAGTCTGCGCTGGAGCAGCTGTATCGTTAACTAATGTAGGAATAATTAGTTTTTGGCCAAGGCGAACTAAATCACTAGATAAATTGTTAGCTTCTTTTATCGAATCAACCGTGACACCATAGCGCTTCGCAAGTACCGATAAATAATCACCCGTCTGAACGGTGTGGTATGCTTTTGGAATAATTAAACTTTGATTAACTTTAATCAGATCTGATTTTAATTGATTAGCCTGCCTGATGTTAGCAATCGTCGAACCAAATCTATTTGCAATCTTCCAAAGTGTGTCCCCGGATTTCACTTGATAATGAATCGAGTCGTTCTGGATTTGTTGACTTGTTTTAGGTGCTGACGCTGCAGAAACGGAATGGTTAGTAAGATTCATTAAAGGAATAGAGGTCAAGGCAATACCACCAATGATCACTTTCATCATTGATACCTTTATATTTGGATATTTCTCTTTAATAATCTTTTTCGCTTGCGTAATAAGATCTTCTTGATTTTCTGCTGATGAGATAAACTCATTGGCAAACTCGTAGCTTGGCTGATCTAAGTAAAGTAGAATTTCATACTCATCACTAGCTTGATTGATCTGCCTGAGTTCAAATCTTTGTATTTGAGTCATATGAGTTGCTCCTTTTTATAGTTATCGCCAATAGTTTTAGATAGAATTTAGATTTTATTCTTTTATTAGAGATCTCGAAACTTAGAATATTGTCTAATTTTTAAAAAAAGTTGCAAAATCATCCGAACTTTTCTATAATGATATGCATATATGAAAAGCATTGAAAGAGCCAGTAAGCTTTTTACTGATCAATGATACAGGGATGCCTTGCCGCGACTGGAAGCAAGCACATTGATAAAAAGCTGAAGTTTCACTCTGGAGCTGACGTTCGGGACCTTGATAGAACAATCAAGTAAAGAACGTTCCGGATTATGTCCGTTACAACAATCAAGTGGGCAATTAATTTTGCCAACTAGGGTGGTACCGCGAAATTTACAAACCTCGTCCCTTTTTTTGGGATTGAGGTTTTTTTATTTTTATTAAAAAAGTGGAACCAGTTCATAAATTTTTTATTTAATTCAAGGAGGTTGTCTTAATGAAAGAGAAATTAACAGCACTGCAAACTGAAGCGCTCGAACAGATAGAACAAGCAACATCTTTAGCTGACTTAGAAAAAGTTCGTGTCGCTTACCTAGGAAAAAAAGGTCCAATCACAGAAGTGCTAAGAGGGATGGGTAAATTATCACCAGAAGAGCGCCCAGTAATCGGTGAGCTTGCTAATAAGGTACGAGGTGCAATTGCTGATGCGATTGAGAAGGAAAAGGCTACTTTAGAAGAAGCTGCATTAAATGAGCGATTAAAAACGGAAACAATCGATGTTACATTACCAGGACGTCCTATTCAAGTTGGAGGCCCGCACTTACTAACACAATTAATTGAAGAGATTGAAGACCTCTTTATTGGAATGGGCTTTGAAGTCAGAGAAGGACCAGAGGTTGAGACTGATTATTATAACTTTGAAGCATTAAATATTCCTAAAGATCACCCAGCTCGAGATATGCAGGATTCATTTTATATTACTGAGGAATTGTTGATGCGTACACATACCTCACCAGTTCAAGCACGTACAATGGGTGAATATAAAGGAAGTAAGCCTGTTAAAATGATTTGTCCAGGAAAAGTTTATCGTCGTGACTCAGATGATGCGACACACTCACACCAATTTACGCAAATTGAAGGTCTTTACGTTGATAAGAATGTTCGCATGAGTGATCTCAAAGGTGTTCTTAATCAATTTGCTAAGCAATTCTTTGGACCAGAACGAGAAATTCGCTTACGCCCAAGCTTCTTCCCATTTACAGAACCGTCTGTTGAGATGGATATCTCTTGTAAAGTTTGTCAGGGAGAAGGCTGTTCTGTATGTAAGCAGACAGGCTGGATTGAAATATTAGGTGGCGGTATGGTTCATCCAAAAGTATTAGAAATGGCTGGCTACGATCCAGAGGTATACAGTGGATTTGCGTTTGGAATGGGACCGGATCGAATTGCGATGTTGAAATATGGTGTTGATGATATTCGCCATTTCTATACAAATGATCGTCGCTTTTTAGAGCAATATCATCAAGCTTAAACGAGGAGGATTAAGATGCAAGTATCTTTAAATTGGTTGAAAAAATATGTAGATCTAGATGGTTATACACCAGATGAATTAGCAAGCCTGATTACAAAAGCAGGAATTGAAGTTGATGGTGTTGCTTATGTTGCAGAGAAAAGCACGAATGTAGTTGTTGGTCATGTGCTCTCTTGTGAGCAACATCCAAATGCTGATAAATTAAGACTATGCCAAGTAGATGTAGGAGAAGAGACATTACAAATTATCTGTGGAGCACCGAATGTAGCACAAGGACAGAAAGTTGCAGTTGCTAAACCAGGAGCGGTACTTCCAGGTAACTTTAAAATTAAAAAAGCCAAATTACGTGGTGTAGAATCACATGGAATGATTTGTTCACTTCAAGAATTAGGTATCAAAGAAGACTACCTGCCAAAAGAAATTGAAGATGGCATTTATGTATTTAATGAAGATGCTGAAATTGGTGCGGAAGTTACTGATTATCTAAACTTAGATGATGCAATTCTTGAATTTGATTTAACACCAAACCGTGCAGATGCGTTAAGTATGATCGGTGTTGCTTATGAAGTAGCAGCAATCCTTGATCGTGAAGTTCGCCTTCCAGAAGAAGAGGTTGAAACAATTGACGAAAAAGCAACAGATCACGTGACCGTTAAAGTAGAAGCAAAAGAGGATAATCCATACTACGGTGCGTTTATTATTAAAGATATTAAAGTAGGTCCTGCACCAAGCTGGATGCAAAATTATCTCATGGCAGCTGGAATTCGTCCGATTAATAACGTTGTCGATATTACAAACTACGTATTACTCGAATATGGTCAACCATTACACGCATTTGACTTTGATAAATTTGGATCAAATGAGGTTGTTATTCGTCGAGCAACTGATCAAGAAAAAATTGTTACGCTTGATGGTGTTGAACGAAAGTTAACAACTGAGCATTTAGTCATTACAAACGGATCTGAACCAACAGCAATCGCTGGTGTTATGGGTGGAGCAGATTCAGAAGTAACTGATGAAACAACAACTGTCTTACTGGAAGCGGCTTACTTTGATCCGAAGCGAGTTCGTATCGGTTCGAGAGATCATCAATTAAGAAGCGAATCAAGCACACGTTTTGAAAAAGGAGTAGATCCAAATCGTGTGAGAAAAGCAGGACTTAGAGCAGCGCGCTTGTTAGCTGAATATGCAAATGGAACGGTGCTCAGTGGAGTTAGTGAATTTGATGAACTAGATCGTTCAGAAAAGCAGATCACAGTAACAGTTGATCGCATCAATAATCGCTTAGGAACAGACATTCAAGCAAGCGAAATTGCGGCTATCTTTGATAAGTTACGCTTCAAATATGTTCAAAACGATGACACGTTTGATATTACGATTCCAACACGTCGTCAAGATATTAGCATCTTTGAAGATATCGTTGAAGAGGTTGCCAGAATGTATGGCTACGATCACTTGCCATACACATTACCTGAAGGGGGCCAACAGGCAGGAAAGTTAACGAAGAACCAGCAATTGAAGCGTTATGTAAAACGATTCATGGAAGGTGCTGGCTTAATGGAGGCAATCACATATTCGTTAACGACAGATGAACGTGCGAAAATGTTAGTTAGCCCAGAGGTTGCAGCAATTTCTAAAAGTGCTGTTCGTTTATCAAGACCAATGACAGAAGAACATAGTACATTAAGACAAAGCTTACTTCCAGAAATGTTGCACGTTTTATCATATAACGTAGCTAGAAAACAACAAAACTTAGGCTACTATGAAATTGGTAAAATCTTTATCGGAAAAGAAGATAAAGTGACATCACAGCCTGAAGAAAAACTGCGCTTAAGTGGAGCGATTACAGGAAAATGGCTCACACATGAATGGCAACAAGAAACAAAAGCAGTTGACTTTTACGTATTAAAAGGAATACTGGATGAGCTATTTGCACGTCTGAACATTACAGCAACATACAAACAAGCTGTAATTAATGAAATGCATCCAGGTCGTACGGCTCAAATTTATGTTGGTGATGTAGCAGTTGGATTTATTGGGCAAGTACACCCAGTTGTAGAGAAAGATTTTGATCTAAAAGAGACGTATGTGTTTGATCTTGACTTAGACTATCTATTCTCAATTCATAATGATGAACCAACGTTTAATAAAATCCCACGTTATCCATCAATTAAGCGTGACATTGCATTAGTTGTTAATGAGTCAGTTACAGCAGCTGAATTAGAAGCAACGATTACAGAAGCAGGTGGCGAGTGGCTTCAGAATGTTCATGTCTTTGATGTTTATCAAGGTAAAAATCTAGAAGCAGGGAAAAAATCAATTGCATTTAGCCTACTATACTTCAACCCAGAGCGAACGCTTAAAGATGAAGAAGTTGAAGCTTCATATGAAGTAATTGTAGAACAAGTTAAAGCTAAACACGATGCAGAATTAAGAGCATAATAAATTATAAAAATGCGTGGTTTTGACAGAACAAATGTTAACTGTCATCGCCACGCATTTTATCGGTTGTACAATATATAACGATGGTGAGTTTGAAAACTTACTAACGTTATTTTTATTTTAAGTAAGCATTTATCATATAATCAGAATAGTTTTATTCACACATACAACAACGGTCGAATTGAAGGGATTAACAACCAGATCAACGTACTAATAATTAGCAAATATTCTCGACATTAAGCCCGAGCGTCTTAATTAAAATTTCCTCTCATCAGAAT
This window contains:
- the dut gene encoding dUTP diphosphatase, giving the protein MEYKLLINLIHEDAKLPYRANEGDAGLDLFSIEEQIINPGESALVRTGLQIELPKGTEAQIRPRSGLALKHSITVLNSPGTIDEGYRGEIKVILINHGKEEFKIEKHMRIAQMVIAPVLKVELVETSDLSKTDRDQGGFGSSGKTGTK
- a CDS encoding M42 family metallopeptidase, with amino-acid sequence MNEKLTMFKELTEAKGISGNEKEAREVMKKYIEPYATEVFTDHLGSLIAKKVGQEDGPKVMVAGHLDEIGLMVTRIDDNGFLYFQTIGGWWSQVMLAQRVTVCTQKGDIVGVIGSKPPHIMPAEARRKPYEIKDMFIDIGATSKEEAESFGVRPGDSVVPYFEFQPMKNEKLLLAKAWDNRVGCAIAIEVLKQLKDVDHPNVVYGVGTVQEEVGLRGAKTSTNMIEPDIGIAVDTGIAGDTPGISPNDADGKIGKGPQIIIYDASMVSHKGLRDFVIKTADDNNIPYQYASIAAGGTDSGSIHLTANGVPALSIGIATRYIHSHAGIIHEDDFDNTVKLIVEVIKQLDKDTVHKITFD
- a CDS encoding ABC transporter ATP-binding protein gives rise to the protein MAKLLELKNITKVYGTKVKNQVLFDINLDFEESSFNSIIGTSGSGKSTLMNIIGTLDTPTSGEVIIDGRSTANMNKDELAILRNETIGFIFQFHHLLPEFTVLENVLMPYRIKHNKVTKEALELADELIETVGLTKVKHNKATDLSGGQQQRAAIARSLINRPKIILGDEPTGNLDTETTKIVFNLLKKINEEFKSTFILITHDQKVAQLADRIIDIKDGRINMDIMN
- a CDS encoding ABC transporter permease, producing the protein MKLAFSIAKRFLLSSKGQTLLILIGIVIGVSVQIFIGSLITGLQASLVDTTIGNSSQITIEAAGTQNYFTDDNTLFDQLKNDQRLTAVSKSFDGSGFIVLDEDDTYPVLMRGFEFEQANQIYDFESSLVEGHIPASENEIMIGTNLAKDLELSLNDSVNFLTTSFNEVELEIVGIFDLGVASLNKSWMISPLNNAQKFFNEENQLSAIETQVDDVFAADVIAEDIASHLDDNLITTNWKDQNEQLLSGLTGQSISSYMIQVFVLLAVLLGIASVLAISVVQKSKQLGILKAMGIKDRTASFIFLFQGFMLGLVGSLIGVAVGIGLSYAFSFFVKNPDGTALVPFNLNIPFIVISFVIAVVATTVAAVIPAKNSSKLNPIEVIKNG
- a CDS encoding cobalamin B12-binding domain-containing protein, producing MNEYYLKLLHFLQNEDKEKSLSYCMNLLSEKKVTVVELYEQILRPALNNIIAEYSDPDELIWREHVRSSIVRTIIECAYPYVIKEAKQSDTKKSVIVTCPEYEHHELGARIVADFFTIAGYKSVFIGALTPHATLLKAIDIIKPKYLSLSVTNTYHLTTTKSTIEAIKQHIDQELTFLVGGSAFAINPTAHIDVGGDFLLHTYEDIKNLHKEVF
- a CDS encoding lytic transglycosylase domain-containing protein; amino-acid sequence: MMNIRMLQSLIESQTIHQFLPVNQTRSGLSFNHLFSQTLNQPTHISAQSAMSIREILHGRPSILAQTSSITTPVEANLSKDLNTIIKEAAQTYQIDEKLIRSVIKAESNFNQFAVSRAGAQGYMQLMPATARGLGVTNSFDARQNIFGGTKYLRQMLNRYNGNTSLALAAYNAGPGNVDKYNGIPPFRETQNYVRKVMEQYRG
- the sspI gene encoding small acid-soluble spore protein SspI; translation: MDLNLRKAILANVSDNSQDELEATIVDAIQSGEEKMLPGLGVLFELIWKQADQTKKKDLVQLLATGVQHAGA
- a CDS encoding TrmH family RNA methyltransferase, which produces MITSVKNQQIKNWAKLKQKKYRKEQGCFIVEGEHLVEEALKSEWEVETIVVESTFEASIDLTNIQVETVSDHVFAHLAQTKSPQGILAIVKIKSTHDYEKNRLLLLDAVQDPGNLGTMIRTADAAGFDAIILGDGTVDLYNDKVIRASQGSIFHIPIIESSLEAAIFNLQADGVTVFASTLERAVPVQTIEWPKQAGLIVGNEGSGVNQTFIEKADQLVHIPIYGKAESLNVSIAAAIMMYQMQLN